The Xylophilus rhododendri region GGCACCATGGAAGACACGCTCACCGAGCTGGTCGGCCGCATCGCCAGCTCCACCTCGGCCATCGCCCTGGCCTCGGGCGAGATCGACAGCGGCAACCGCCACCTGTCGGAGCGCACCGAGCAGCAGGCCTCCTCGCTGGAGCAGACCGCTTCCAGCATGGAAGAGCTGACCGCCACCGTGGCGCAGAACGCCGACCGGGCCCGCTCGGCCAGCGGCCTGGCGGTCGATGCATCCGGCATCGCCGAGCGCGGCGGCCAGGTGGTCGGCCGGGTGGTCGACACCATGACCGCCATCAGCGGCAGCTCGCGCAAGATCGTCGACATCATCCAGGTGATCGAGGGCATCGCCTTCCAGACCAACATCCTGGCGCTCAACGCCGCCGTGGAAGCCGCCCGGGCCGGCGAGCAGGGCCGCGGCTTCGCGGTGGTGGCCAGCGAGGTGCGCAGCCTGGCGCAGCGCAGCGCGGTGGCCGCGCGCGAGATCAAGGAGCTGATCGCCAACTCGGTCTCGCAGGTGGAGAACGGCGCGGCCCTGGTCGGCCAGGCCGGCAGCACCATGCAGGAGATCGTCGGCGCGGTGCGCGGCGTCAGCACCATCCTCGGCGAGATCTCCGGCGCGCTGGTCGAGCAGAGCACCGGCATCGCCGAGGTCAACGAGGCGATCTCGCAGATGGACAGCGTCACCCAGCAGAACGCCGCCCTGGTGGAGCAGGCCGCGGCCGCCGCCACCGCCCTGTCGGAACAGGCCGGCGAATTGAAGAGCGCCGTCGGCGAATTCAAGCTCGACGACGACGACACCCCCGCCCCGCCCCCGCCCGCCCGGCGCCCGCCCGCCGCCCGCCCCGGCGTGCTGGCCATCGCCTGACACACCGGCCCGCAGCGCCACTGGCATCGATATTGCGACTGCCACGCCCATGCACCGTTTAGGTTCAGGGGCCTGTCCCTGAAGCGGACGGGCCCCTTTTTTTCGACCGCATCCCATCCCTTTGCAGGAGCTTGTAGTGAACCGTTATCGACTGACGTCCCTTCGCATCGCCACCGCCGCCCTGCTCGGCCTGGGCGCCGCCTGCGCCATGGCCCAGGCCCGCTGGGACCTGCCCACCGCCTATCCGGCCAGCAACTACCACACCGAGAACATCGTGCAGTTCGCCAAGGACGTGGATGCCGCCACCGGCGGCAAGCTCAAGATCACGGTGCATGCCAACGCCTCGCTGTTCAAGGCGCCGGAAATCAAGCGTGCGGTGCAGAGCGGCCAGGCCCAGGCCGGCGAGATCCTGCTGGCCAACTTCGCCAACGAAAACCCGGTCTACGCGCTGGACGGCGTGCCCTTCCTGGCCACCACCTACGCCGAATCCCGCAGGCTCTACGACGCCTCCAAGCCCGCCACCGAGAAGCTGCTGGCCGCCCAGGGCATGAAGATCCTGTTCTCGGTGCCCTGGGCGCCGCAGGGCCTCTACAGCAAGCGTGAAGTGAGCTCCGTGGCCGACCTGCGCGGCATCAAGTGGCGTGCCTACAGCCCGGCCACCGCCAAGATCGCCGAGCTGATCGGCGCGCAGCCGGTGCAGATCCAGCAGGCCGAACTCAGCGCCGCCATGGCCACCGGCGTGATCGAGGCCTTCATGACCTCGGGCTCCACCGGCTACGACACCAAGACCTACGAATACATCAAGAACTTCTACGACACCCAGGCCTGGATCCCCAAGAACATCGTGCTGGTCAACGCCAAGGCCTTCGCCGCGCTCGACTCGGCCACCCAGGCCGCCGTGACCAAGGTGGCCGCCGAGGCCGAGGTGCGCGGCTGGAAGGTCGCCGAGGAGAAGAACGGCGAATACAAACGCCTGCTGGCCGAACGCGGCATGAAGATCCTCAAGCCCTCGGCCAAGCTCGATGCGGACATGCGCCAGGTCGGCGGCATCATGCAGGCCGACTGGCTGAAGGTCGCCGGCTCCGACGGCGCCGCCATCGTCGACGCATACCGCGCCAAGAAGTAAGCGCCGTGGCCAGCTTCCGACGCGGCATCGGCCGCGTGATCGATGCGGCCGGCGCCCTGGGCGCCTTCTGCGTGGTGCTCATCTTCGTGCTGATGATCGTGGGCGGCGTGGGCCGGCAGTTCAATCTGCGGGTCAGCGGCGTGAACGATGTGGTGGCCTGGCTCTGCGCCTCGGCCGCCTTCCTGGCGATGGCGCATGCCTTTCGCCATGGCGATTTCGTGCGGGTGACCCTGCTGCTGGAGAAGCTCCCGCCCGCGCCCCGGCGCGTCTTCGAGCTGGTGGGCCTGGCGGTCGCCGCCGTGTCGGTGGCCTACCTCGCCTGGTCGGCCACCGCCTTCACCTGGGAGAGCTACGAATACGCCGAAATGGCCACCGGCCTGGTGGTGATCCCGATCTGGATCCCGCAGGCCACCTTCGTCGTCGGCTCCTGGCTGCTGCTGGCGGCCGTGATCGATGAACTGGTCACGGTGCTCCAGGGCGGCGTTCCCAGCTACCAAAAAGCCATCGAAGAACGGCATGCAGCCGGCGACTTCTCCTCCGACGTCTAGCTTTCCCGGAACCCCATGCTCGAAACCCTCCTGATCGGCGCGCTGCTGCTGATCGTCATGCTCGTGCTGCTGGCCGGCGGCATCTGGATCGCGATGACCCTGGCCATCGTCGGCTGGGTCGGCCAGGCCTTCTTCACCAACACCCTGCCGGGCAAGAACCTGTTCTCGGCCTTCTGGGAGTCCAACGCCTCCTGGGAGCTGGCCGCCCTGCCCCTCTTCATCTGGATGGGCGAGATCCTGTTCCGCACCAAGCTCAGCGAGGAGATGTTCGAGGGCCTGCGCCCCTGGCTCAACCGCGTGCCGGGCCGGCTGATGCACACCACCATCCTGGGCTGCGGCGTGTTCGGCTCGGTCTCGGGATCGTCCGCCGCCACCTGCGCCACCATCGCCAAGGTGGCGCTGCCGGAGCTGAAGAAACGCGGCTACGACGAGAACCTGGCCATCGGCTCGCTGGCCACGGCCGGCACGCTGGGCATCCTGATCCCGCCCTCGATCACCATGGTGGTCTACGCGGTGGCGGCCGATGCTTCCATCATCCGCATCTTCCTGGCCGGCTTCCTGCCGGGCGCGCTGCTGATGCTGCTGTTCTCCGGCTACATCGGCTGGTGGAGCCTGCGCAACCCGGACAAGGTGCCGCCGGCCGACCCGCCCACCACCTTCCTGCAGAAGATCAAGGCATCGGGCAACCTGATTCCCTGCTCTCTGCTGATCGTCTTCATCGTCTGGGTGCTGGTGGCCGGCTGGGCCACCGCCACCGAATGCGCCGCCTTCGGCGTGCTCGGCTCGCTGGCCATCGCCGCCTGGGGACGCAGCCTGACCTGGGAGAACTTCAGGGCCGGCGTGATGGGCGCCACCCGCA contains the following coding sequences:
- a CDS encoding methyl-accepting chemotaxis protein, yielding MFDNMKIGSRLALGFGVLLALMAALIAIALFHLGSVGQESQALARTAGQASAAVAVADEVHAARLQLIGLGLLALAIASAFALALSRSIVTPLNEAIYIAETVAAGDLSQEFSTERGGDFGRLLGALGTMEDTLTELVGRIASSTSAIALASGEIDSGNRHLSERTEQQASSLEQTASSMEELTATVAQNADRARSASGLAVDASGIAERGGQVVGRVVDTMTAISGSSRKIVDIIQVIEGIAFQTNILALNAAVEAARAGEQGRGFAVVASEVRSLAQRSAVAAREIKELIANSVSQVENGAALVGQAGSTMQEIVGAVRGVSTILGEISGALVEQSTGIAEVNEAISQMDSVTQQNAALVEQAAAAATALSEQAGELKSAVGEFKLDDDDTPAPPPPARRPPAARPGVLAIA
- a CDS encoding TRAP transporter substrate-binding protein, whose product is MAQARWDLPTAYPASNYHTENIVQFAKDVDAATGGKLKITVHANASLFKAPEIKRAVQSGQAQAGEILLANFANENPVYALDGVPFLATTYAESRRLYDASKPATEKLLAAQGMKILFSVPWAPQGLYSKREVSSVADLRGIKWRAYSPATAKIAELIGAQPVQIQQAELSAAMATGVIEAFMTSGSTGYDTKTYEYIKNFYDTQAWIPKNIVLVNAKAFAALDSATQAAVTKVAAEAEVRGWKVAEEKNGEYKRLLAERGMKILKPSAKLDADMRQVGGIMQADWLKVAGSDGAAIVDAYRAKK
- a CDS encoding TRAP transporter small permease subunit produces the protein MASFRRGIGRVIDAAGALGAFCVVLIFVLMIVGGVGRQFNLRVSGVNDVVAWLCASAAFLAMAHAFRHGDFVRVTLLLEKLPPAPRRVFELVGLAVAAVSVAYLAWSATAFTWESYEYAEMATGLVVIPIWIPQATFVVGSWLLLAAVIDELVTVLQGGVPSYQKAIEERHAAGDFSSDV
- a CDS encoding TRAP transporter large permease, whose translation is MLETLLIGALLLIVMLVLLAGGIWIAMTLAIVGWVGQAFFTNTLPGKNLFSAFWESNASWELAALPLFIWMGEILFRTKLSEEMFEGLRPWLNRVPGRLMHTTILGCGVFGSVSGSSAATCATIAKVALPELKKRGYDENLAIGSLATAGTLGILIPPSITMVVYAVAADASIIRIFLAGFLPGALLMLLFSGYIGWWSLRNPDKVPPADPPTTFLQKIKASGNLIPCSLLIVFIVWVLVAGWATATECAAFGVLGSLAIAAWGRSLTWENFRAGVMGATRTSCMIMFILAGAAFLTKTMAFTGIPRELAEWVDGMHLSPYALIAALVVVYLVLGTALDGISMIVLTSAVVMPMIQKAGFDLVWFGIFIVLLVEIAEVTPPVGFNLFVLQNMTGKDSNLIAKASIPFFVCLVVCIGLITLFPQIVTVLPNVVMGVDK